The following nucleotide sequence is from Gasterosteus aculeatus chromosome 5, fGasAcu3.hap1.1, whole genome shotgun sequence.
GGCAGCGCCCACGGGACGCAGGCGGAGCAGGCCATCAACCGCCAGACGGCGCTCTACAGCCTCAAGCTGCTCTGTCGCAGTTTCGGCAGCGACCACCAGGAGGCGTTCGTGCCCGTCCTGCGGCACACGGTGGACATCGTCATGacgacggaggaggagaagaacgtGACGGGCAGCGCTCTGCTCTGCATCGCCGAGGCCGTCGCCACGTTAAAGGCCCTCGCCATCCCACAGTTACCAAGGTATCCGCTGGTCGCGCTCCAATACAACATGCTAGTAATGTGAGCTCTGAACTACTGGTGTctcactgtgtgtatatatatatatatgtagtattatgtatatatatacatactgaTGGAGCATCGTTATTTCTCTCTGGGCCTCAGGTTGATGCCGGCGGTGCTCAGCGCGCTGACGGACAGGAAGGAGCTGTTGACCAATGAGATCTACCTGCTGAGCGCCGTCACCGCCCTGCAGCGCGTCGCGGAGACGCTGCCTCACTTCATCAGCCCGTACCTACAGGACACCACCTCTCAGGTACAACTCACCTGAGACCACGCCCACTCAGGAAATGACACGCCCAGGGTGACGCCtcactcccctcctcccccccctcccacaggtGTGTCGGCTGACTCGGCTGGTGGAGacttcctcgtcctcttcctcctcctccactcagcTGTCTGCTCGTCTGGCCTCCCTCAGGAGCTCCCTCGCCACCCGGCTGCCCCCCAGGGTCCTACTGCCCACCCTCACCAGGTGCTACGGCAGCATGGTGGTGGACAGGAAGGTAGAGATCAGCTGACTGCCTTGAtttcaaaacaaacagtttAGCTACTGAAAGCCACATGCTTCTGGAGCTTAGAATCTGATTGGTGCTTTTTTCTcttacaaagcagcagcagaggctcaTGGGTACTGTAGTCATTTTAGTCCAGACCCAGAGAGGAAACAAACTATTACATTTCAATCGCAGTCAGAAAGTTAAATAGTTGACTAGTAGCTGGTCAGAACATGAGGACGTGTGATGCTCTGCCGTTGACATTGATCGTTGATCGGACGATGACTGATTGCTGTGTTTCCTTTTAGCGTCAGCTGGGGGCGCTGATGAGCATCCTGAAGGAACACATTGGTCACATGGAGAAAGACCAGCTTAACTtccaccaatcagagctcaCCTCCTTCTTCCTCACTGCCCTGGACTTCAGAGCCGAACACTGTCAGGTGATTCCcacgactcctctgctcccatagacgtctatgaggaaatgactctacttctctgtagtgaccagcagggggcgactcctctgctcccatagacgtctatgaggaaatgactctacttctctgtagtgaccagcagggggcgactcctctgctcccatagacgtctatgaggaaatgactctacttctctgtagtgaccagcagggggcgactcctttgctcccatagacgtctatgaggaaatgactctacttctctgtagtgaccagcagggggcgactcctctgctcccatagacgtctatgaggaaacgacactacttctctgtagtgaccagcagggggcgactcctctgctcccatagacgtctatgaggaaatgactctacttctctgtagtgaccagcagggggcgactcctctgctcccatagacgtctatgaggaaatgactctacttctctgtagtgaccagcagggggcgactcctctgctcccatagacgtctatgaggaaatgactctacttctctgtagtgaccagcagggggcgactcctctgctcccatagacgtctatgaggaaatgactctacttctctgtagtgaccagcagggggcgactcctctgctcccatagacgtctatgaggaaatgactctacttctctgtagtgaccagcagggggcgactcctctgctcccatagacgtctatgaggaaatgactctacttctctgtagtgaccagcagggggcgactcctctgctcccatagacgtctatgaggaaatgactctacttctctcttgatttattccctcagtaaacattgtaaacaggagtttatggtctcagtctctagtttagaGTCTtctatggtccatttagagtcaaacagaccataaagcaggagatactttagggcggggctacacgctgattgacaggtttaaccccctgacttcctgtttgcagGGCGATCTGCAGAAGACAGCGGAGGTCGAAGGTCACGTGATCAACTGCCTGATCACCATGGTGATGAAGCTGTCGGAGGTCACGTTCAGGCCGTTGTTCTTCAAGGTAACGCGCGCCGGCGAGGAGCGCTTGCTCGTCAGTGGGCGAAAGTCGGGGGTTTGATTCCGTGCTCTCTCGCTCCCAGCTCCTGGACTGGAGTAAGTCGGCGAGCGGCGAGCGGCTGCTGACCTTCTACCGCTTGAGTGACGTCATCGCCGGGAAGCTCAAAGGACTCTTCGTCCTGTTCGCTGGAAACCTGGTGAAACCGATGTCAGAGCTCCTGAGACAGACGGCCGGGTCCAAACCAGGTGACTGACTACAGCTGTATAGTCTCCTCTATATCATGGTCACTGATACCaagttttctatttctgtgTTATATTAAATCAAGTATTTTATTATAATCCATTCATTGTGTGAGGGGGTCGTtgatgattattgattattgtcaGATGAGGCGCTGTTTGGCTCTGCGGAGAAGACCAGTCTGCTGCTCCGCTCCGTGCTCGACTGTCTCTTTAAGATCTTCCTGTTCGACACCCAGAGGTTCCTCAGCAGGGAGCGGGCCGACGCCCTGATGGGCCCGCTGGTGGACCAGGTGAGCCTCTCCCCGTCCgtgtcccccgtctccccccgacctctgtggaaaatgtcACGGGGTCAAGGGaagatggttaggagagttcccgaggagttaggaaaggacAAGGTGCATGACGGGTCATTCCACTCAAGGAGGACTGTTCCAATCCAGCCTCACGCTCCTCTtgttcctccctccctgcagctgGGGAACACCGCAGGAGGAGACCAGGTGTACCAGGTGATGGTGACCCAGCACCTGGTTCCCTGTGTGGGTCAGTTCTGTGCAGCGCTGACTGACGACTCGCAGTGGAAGACCCTCAACTACCAGGTCCTCCTGAAGACCAGACACCCCGAGTCCAAGGTGAGAGCTCCTGTGTGGCTCCACTAGAACCTGCTGACCCTCTTCAGTCTGGATTCTGTCCCACTAGATGAAACTTTCCTCAACAAttataaaatgtgtaatttaCCGGAGTAAATCATGAAAAtacttctcttcttcctcctcaggtgcgtttctcctctctgttggtGCTGATGGAGTTGGCGTCCAAACTGAAGGAGAACTACATGGTTCTTCTTCCAGAGACGATCCCCTTCCTGGCTGAACTGATGGAGGGTGAGGACACACTCTCGCTCCTGGTGTTGACTTTGTGTTTGGCATTGATGATCGTGGTTCAATATGTATTCTATTTGCTTCAGATGAAtgtgaggaggtggagcagcaggtccAGAAGGTGGTTCAGGAGATGGAGAACATCCTGGGAGAACCGCTTCAGAGCTACTTCTAACACATGTGCACAGCTTTTTAAACATTATTTGTCCTCTTTGGATTTTTCTTTGGAATAAACATTTAAGTCAATTTTCAAACAACAAAACTACGATCAatgaatgtttcttttattgAGAGAAATAGTTCCACCAGATACAAGAAGACATTTGATCACTCTTTGGTTGACCTGTAGATCAATACAGCTGATCGGAATGCTTTCATGGATTTGATCTACTAAAGTGTAACAAAGAATATAAACTTTTATAATATAAGCTGTAATAAGTCCTCAGCAGGCAAACAGGGAATTTAGATCACATCAAATAGGTGATCAATGCTCAATAACCACATTGATCTACTCTCCCCTGTAAATGACGATGTTTTTGTCCGTCTCGTGAATCTTGATCTCGTGCAGAAGGTTTGGAGGAAGAACTTTGATCATCTCATTCCAGATATGAACAGCAACGTTCTCCGTGGTGCTGAGGGACAAAACTTATTACTAACTTACTATCTATCGTTAACAAAACAGGAAACTCATCTAACTAAACTTTATTAACCGTCGTTAACGAAACAGAAGGAAAGTCACCTGACGACGCTTCTGAAGTACGGGACGTCCTGgtccaggttcttgtggtccagtggcgtcatgatgacgtcctGCACATGGACACTTGTTACGATCAGCAAAAGAAACGGGCCTGTGTGCTGTgcaatgatgaagatgatgaagaggatctCACCTCAATGCACTTCTTTAAGTCAGTCAGGTTCATGACCATCCCAGTGACACGGTCGATCTGAGGACGAAGGATCAGCAACATGACGTTTAAAAGAATATCAACATTTATACCAAATACCAAcaatttatcatttattttgtaaaatacatCAGAAAAAGGTGGAAACATGTTGAAATCGTGCATGTGAATAAATGTGgtagaaaaaaagacatgaagaAAAATCAATTTCCCGTCCTCAAAACTATAGAATCGTTGAATATGTAAAAAAGGCTACAATGTAATAAAGAGTAATAGAGTGTAACACCAGGATGTAAAAGGACAGCATGAAGGAAACATCAGCTGATCCAAAGAGCAAACAGCTGATCAGTCAGCTGACCCCCTTCTACGCGCCAATTTGCTGATGCTTGTTTGTAGATGCTCACCTTTCCACGCACGGTGACCTccactgggggggggagagggagagagggtgagtgagagagtgagtgaatgagtgagtgagtgagcgagcCACGGGTCACGTGACCACAGACCTTTGTAGTTGTGTCCGTGTCCGTTGGGGTTGTTGCATTTTCCGTACACGGCCTTGTTGTCGTCTTCACTGAGGTGAACGCTGCAGAGAAGAACAAACATCGTGGTGCCTTCAGGAGCCAATGGGACACTCGAGCTTCACATTCAGAAGCAGTTCAGGAGGAGATTTGAAACTCAAAAGTTAattaaccatttaaaaaatgtatctaaAGCAGAACTTTTGATTGGCttgtttttaaaggaaaatcaagaataaataaatacattttctggtCCACGTTCTCTCTTTTACTACACGTTTGAGGGCACTTGAAGGCAACACCAGATGTCTCTCCGGCATCAAACCTCCGAACTAAACGCGCTGGTCGTGGCCGGAAAGCAGCGACCGTGTGTCGCTGGTTCCCCGGGACCGGGACCGTGTGTCCGTACCTGTGCAGCCGGTGACAGGCGCTGAAGCTCTGGACCCGGGTGATGTAGCCCACCGGCTCCGCTGCGCCGCTCCCAGACGACCCGGACATGCTCGGTACCGGATTCATGGAGGAGAACCGAGAGCCTGCAGAGAGCCGCGAGAGATAAAgggctgctgcccccccctctcatgcACTCCCCCATATGCACACCCCGTGACCCTCAGTGGCTGCAGGCCATTGGCTACGGACCCACATGGTCCCTCAGGCCGATCCGGATTAACGAGACTAATCGGAACATTTACACACTCCCTCTCCATGTGACTGAGCAACGGACcgtattaattatatatatatatatattaattaatacggtccgtatatatatatatatattaataccgtattgatatatataatatgtagtattattaaatacaaatattaaattagTACAGTATACCTacagaaaagaggaaacatATTTAATGGCATCAGctcgtgttttgtgtgtttaatgttcATCTATAATTGATTGTTGATCGTGTGAGTAAAGACTCACCGTGACGTCTTCAATGTCACATGACAGCGTGACGTCACCTACTTCTGGCCGTTATagaatgatgataatgatgatgatgatgttgaggGTAATTAAAAGTTTCTGCTGGTGAACAGgtttattcaaataataaatcaattaattaagaacacacacattttattaaacCTGAGCAGGAAataattatctttattttaaaactgaGTTCATTATTGAATGTACAGAACGTCTTttgcattgttcattctgtacacatgacatccgttgCAGTCTGTCCAGGGAGAGGGgtcctcctctgaccttctccTTAAGGTTTCTTTCCTTGTTTACCCATGGAAGGGTTTGCTGATGTGAGGGTCATCAAATACAGCAGTAGACCTTTGTGTTTGTTAAGTTCGAAAcatattaaatacatcaaataaatgaatcaaatgaGTCATTATTATTTACCTCACTCTGATCTGTTAAACTTTGCTCATTCCTTTTGGAAACTTTTTCCACACAATAATGtttttgatttcttttaaaCCCTCAAAAACCACGCTATCAGAATGCTTCATAAAAAAGGAGGGGAACCATCTTAATCGTAATGTATTATCTTTGGTAGCTCCCCCACGCAGGGTATTTATTCCTCCCGCCACACGGAGGCGATAAATCATCGCTGTCGCTATAAAACCGTTTGCATCTGTAATTAAATCACCGAACCACCAGCTGCTTTTACTCTCTTTTTGACTTCTTGTTATTTTGTCACTAAACCTTTAGAACATGTTTCTCCTCCAGACGAGTCTCTGTGACACGTACATGTTTGCATCGCTACGTCGTCGCTAACCGGCGTTATCTAACGGGAAAAACTGCCCTTCCAGCTTTAATATTATCGTTAAGTACGTAATAAGCGTCATCCAGCAACTGCTTTTATCTTTAATAAGTCCGCTGTGGAAGAGTCGCCGTCTTGTCCGGAAGTTTGGCTGAAGGTGAGTATTTTAAAACTAAAGTTAATTAAATTTTACTCTTCGTCCATGGGTCGGAGCTAAAGCTACCGTTAGCACAGCCACCATTCGTTTTTCGCGGGGCCCCGCCCACCACGGATTATCATTGGTCCGCTGAAACATCCGCTGCCTGAGCTCCGCGTTGATTGGCTGGAGTCCGACTGTACCTGTAGTTCATGGTTCAACACACGTGGgcgagctttttattttttgatttaaCACATTCAGTAATACATATTAAAAGAATACACAAGAGGGGTGAAAATATTAGCTCAATCACAGTAAAATATCGAGGTACATGTAATTCTTAGGGGAGAATGAAGCAGTACTTCTGATAGAACAGAAGGAGAAACATTTTATCATTACTACCTTAACTGCATACATCTTTTGGTCTAATGTCAATAAGAATGAGACATTTGTCTTTATTAGACCGCACTAGAACAAGATTGGATTTTTTGATGGAAATGATATtccatcacaggtcatttagctgactcttttatccaaagcgacaggGAGCAATCAGGgttttggtgtcttgctcagggacacttccacatgggacatggagcagccggggctcgaaccgccaacctcgcTGTTCCTGGCGCAAACTCTACTTCAGGCGCCACAAGacgtaaacaaaataaataatacaatgttGTTGAACATgtgtctgctcctcctcctctcgctgtgGGGCTCTGAGAAGGAGCAGCACCTCCTGGGGGATCATGTCCAGGCGGAGCCTCCGACTGGATGACGGCCTGTTGGACCGAAGTATTCCTCGCGGCAGCGCCTCCTTCAGTGTGGGAGgagccagctggaggagcaacaggtctcttttctccctccaactcctccttcctcctcatctctttTGCCCTCATTTTTCTCCCGTCagtctccttctcctcatctTATGCCCTCGTCTTCTGTCCTCTGAGTGTCCTCGGTACCTTCTTCTGTCCTCAACCCTCTCCTTCACTttcttccgcccccccccccctcgcaggcCGTCTCGTCGCTCTCAGCTCTCGGCCTCCTGTTCGGAGTCTCTCCTCGTCGGTTCTCCTCGTCAAGCGTTGGTCCCGCCGctcctcagcagcagcgttGCCTCTGACGCCTCCTTGCTGTCCTCTCTGCTGGACGACTCTGTGCAGGAGTCCACGCTGGTTGACACCTTCTGGGGTAAGAcgcctcctctttttttcctcctccctctgatgtactggtcttttattttggagggaaGTGATTTTGTTTCCCTTCTTTTTGCAGGCTTGGACCAGGAGTTTGATCCCAAAGGTCAATTTATCTtctcaataaataataaaggaaTAAGTCTCTGATTTCAAAGGTTGATTGATTGTGCCATGTGCTTCCTATGGATCTCTGCTCCAGACGGCACCGTGGTGGTGAACCAGCGCTCTGTGGACGCAAACCTCCGTTGTCCCAAACATCTGCTTCAGACTCCCAGCCGGGTTCACTGTCGAGAATGTGATCAGGCCGCCGGCTCGTACCGCTGCGCCTCCTCAGAGGCCTCCACCATCTACGGTAGAGACCGGAGCCGCAagacaggtgaggggggggcagataagGGCagtgagggacaggtgaggggggggcacataAGGGGGGCagtgagggacaggtgaggcggacgtgggggaggagggacacgTGAAGACGGGTGCGGTGCCGCTCTGGTCTTCGGTGAGCCCTCATCATGTGACCGGTCGCACACGGGATGCTGCTCTGTGGCTCCGCCCCCATAAATCAAATCCCGTCTGTCCCAGTGAGTCCCAGTCAGGTGTCCCAGAGATCTTCATTGGGGCTCGACTCTCTTCCAGatgtgctgcagctgtggctccgcccccctctGCTGTGCGTCAGCAGAGCTGCAGCCGGCTGCGTGCGTGTCCTCGCGCGTACCTGGCAGGTGTTCTCACAGGCCGAGGACGGACACGGAGGTACTGAGTGTAGGGGTTTCTACGAGGGGGGTGTACCAGTCCACTGTGGGTCCTACCTGACAACACCAGGAGCAAGAAGAACGTCACCTTCTCCTCACACTCACCTCCTTATTCGGGTGTTCTTCTTAAAACTCTCCAGAACCTTCTCAGTGACCACTTCAGGAACCCTACAACAAGTAAAGGACATTTTAGAACCTGTCCCATGACCAGTGGACTGTCCTAAAGGAACACTAGGACCCACTTCTCATGACCTAGAAGAACCTCAAGGACAAAAGAGGTTCAGTGACCAACAGAACCTTCTGGCGGGTCCTCGGCCTCACAAACTTTCCCATGATGCTTAGTGTCTGCACAGGTTTGGTTCTCCTGCTGTCTCACCCGTTTCCCTCCCAACCTCCTCACTTTGGTTGTTGCCGTGGCGAAATGCAAATGTGCCCCCGTCTGAGTCGGCTCAGTCTCAGAATGTCTTTCTTCTGTTAACAGCTGCACCTGGTCTCTGTGGAGTCATGGACCTGAAGGAGTCCACCTCCACCCAGAAGGAGCTCCATGCAGAGGGATCTCTGTGTGAGTCATGGCACTCGTCTGTCTCGCCTCCTCCTATGGTTTTGTTTCTTGTCTCTCCGGGTGTCTGACACAGATTTAAGTCTCTCCTGTGGAAACGTCTGCTGTCCCCAACAGGTGAGGACTGTCGGGACAAAcggtcctcctcctgctcctcgctggcttcctgtttgttggGTCTGATGTGGAACGCTGCTGTTTTCACAGGTTAAAGAACCACATCTGTTGGCTGGAAGTTCCTCTACTCCGCTGAATGAGATCATTGGTCCAtctgattatttcattttacaatAAGGAACCTGATTATTCTTTGTTGCAACGACAAGTTCTCCATCACCTTCTGTCcttcagcctcctcctcttctccttttattgATGCGTTTCTTATTGACGAGCCTCCCGGCAGCGATGGTCCTTCTTCTCTGAATGGACCTCCGTCTCGCTCTTTGCTGCTTCAGTAGACGTTCTGATGTGTCCCGGGTCCTCGCGTCCTCTCCGCCTGAGGAACTTCTCTTCTTGCCCTCCTGCTGTCggtctgacttcctgtttgctggCTTCTGTTGATCTTCAGTAATCGATGTGCTTCCTGCCTTCAGGCGAGGCAGCAGGTGACGCGTGCAGGAGGATCAACAGGCGATGGTGTCACATGacctccagcttcctcctcgCCGGGTACGTCAtcatttgtttttactgtgtgGTATTGCTatgaattgtgggtaatgtTCATAAACTATTCAAAATGTGAGAATCCTCAGAAGCTTCATAATGTAACATCTgtctgggggggcgggggcggttAGCTTTTAGAGGGCAAAGGTCACTTCACAATAATTGCAAAGGTCCCTTTTAACAAAGTTATTAATGTTGTTTGATTCATTGTTAAATAAGTTTGGTTTCTCCTGCAGGTTcgctgtgatgctgctgctcttcagtACGTCTTCATCTGACAAGGAAACCTGATTATTGATAAGTACCTCAGAGTTGTTCTCTGAATATTACCCAGCTGCCCCGGCTCTCAATgatcgtcccccccccccccctccaggcttgTGTTGGTTCGGTCCGGCTCTGCAGTCCGTCAATGTTGCCGAGTGGAGGACGCTGGTCGCCTCCCACAGCctcccagcagggggcgccgggGAGGCGTCAAGGGAGGTGCTGACGGCCGACAGCAGAGAGCAGGTGCTCCGCCCCCCCGCAGAGTGGGAGGCGTCTTTAGGCGCGCTGGGGGACGGCCCGCTGCTGGGGGACGGCCCGCTGCTGGGGGACGGCCCGCTGCTGGGGGACGGCCCGCTGCTGGGGGACGGCGCGGCCCGGCTGCTcaggctggaggagggtctggtgGCGCTGGCGGAGCAGGTGGAGGCCAGAGGGCGGCAGGCGGAGCGGCGTCACGAGGAGGTGCTGCAGCTGTACGCTGACCTCCGCCAGCTGGTCTCCGATCAGAGCCgcagagaggaggcggagccgtGGATGAGGAACCTGATGGAGCAGAAGCTGGAGCAGCTCAGCAGAGGACTGGAGGACAGGCAGCAGGCGGAGGTACAGGACTTGAGACACAACAGAATACAAACACTACGGTCCTTCATTTTCTAATTGAATCCATATTCCTCTGTGCATACTTTCACTTAACTTATTGTATTTACTGCACTGCTGCTATTACACCAAACTCCCCTTGgggattaatatttaaataataagtGTCTGTCATGATAATGACGACCTTTGTCGGCCTCCAGTCTCTGCAGCAGGATTCACTTGAGAGTCCGAGGACTCGTCTGGAGCTACAGGTGGACCTGCTGGACCTGCTGCCTGCAGCCCACTTTTGCTGTGTGATTTTTCGCGCTTTTCTtagttcatgtttttttgtccaGGAGGAGCAGTGGAGACGAGACTCCTCGTCATCGTCTTCATCACTTCTAGCTGCAGATGGGTACCCTTCACTCCTCCTCTTTACTCTACAGTTCTATTTGATGTGATGACAGAAGCTTGACGGGGGGGAAGGTGTCCTGTGTCTTCCTGTAGCACCGGCGTGGACGGCATGTCCCACGATGCATTGCTGTCAGAGGTTGCTCGGCTGGAGGCGTCTCTGGAGGACGTCCGGCGGGAAGTGGAAGATCTGTGTGGTTGTGACGACTGCAGACGGCTCGACGGGATCCAGCAGgcggtgtgtgtggggggggtccactGCTGAGCGAACCTTTATCATTGTGTCcattttaaagaataaaaatcatttttctCGGTTCAGGTCCGCGAGGAGGTCCGGCTTCTGTTCTACGGAAACCAGCTGTCGGTGGTGGACCCCGCCTCCTTGGAAGGGGGCGGCCCCCCTGAGGGAGGCGGCGGCTTCCAGGAGCCGCTCCTCCAGCGGTACGTGAGCACGGCCGAGCTGCAGGCGGCGCTGCTCGCCCtggagctccgcctcctgcagaACGTTAGCCAGCAGCTGGAGGGGCAACACGGAGAGGAAGACGCCGCTGGGACGGCTCTGACCCAggaggtgatggggggggggtcgtctgtCTGGATGTCCTCAAAAcgtgtattaaaaaaataaacattattgcTGTATAATAATGTTTAGCGCTCATATTTCATCACGTTCATCTATTTAATATTCATGTGTCTTCTCCTGCAGGACGTCGAGGACATGGTGACCGGTGCCCTGCGCCTCTTCTCTCTGGACAGAACCGGCCTGGCTGACTTTGCTCTGGAGTCTGGAGGTCAGCACCCCCCCCTGCTGTGCGTTGGATGTGTGTGACACCCCCCTCGTCCCTGACGCGTGTGCCGTCCTGCAGGTGGCAGCATCCTGACCTCTCGCTGCTCTGAGACCTTCCAGACGAAGGCGGCGCTGCTCAGCCTGTTCGGGTTTCCTCTGTGGTATTTCTCCCAGTCTCCTCGCGCCGTGATCCAGGTAGGAACACGTGTTCATTCCTGGAACACGCTCTCCTCTGAAGACGAGATCTTTAAGCCTCGTCACCTGCCTGCAGCCAGATGTCCATCCAGGGAACTGCTGGGCCTTCAGAGGCTCCACAGGGTTCCTGGTGATCAGGCTCTCCATGAAGATTCTCCCCACAGCATTCTCCATGGAGCACATCCACAGAGCCATGACCCCCAGCGGGACCCTGGAGAGCGCCCCCAGGGACTTCACAGTCTAcgtgaggggggaggaaggggaagaggggGCGGGTGAGGGTCCTTCGCTGACCTCAacggtgtgttttttgtctccAGGGTCTGGAgaaagaagatgatgaagagaaGAAGCTTCTTGGCTCCTTCACCTTCGACTCGGAGGGAGAACCTCTACAGACGTACCGCGTCACCGTGAGTTAAATCTCTCTATGATGATCCATGTGATCAAGGAACCTCGATCGATGGTTCTCCTCCTGGTCTCTCCTCAGGA
It contains:
- the LOC120819810 gene encoding uncharacterized protein LOC120819810 isoform X8; the protein is MSRRSLRLDDGLLDRSIPRGSASFSVGGASWRSNRPSRRSQLSASCSESLLVGSPRQALVPPLLSSSVASDASLLSSLLDDSVQESTLVDTFWGLDQEFDPKDGTVVVNQRSVDANLRCPKHLLQTPSRVHCRECDQAAGSYRCASSEASTIYGRDRSRKTAAPGLCGVMDLKESTSTQKELHAEGSLCEAAGDACRRINRRWCHMTSSFLLAGFAVMLLLFSLCWFGPALQSVNVAEWRTLVASHSLPAGGAGEASREVLTADSREQVLRPPAEWEASLGALGDGPLLGDGPLLGDGPLLGDGPLLGDGAARLLRLEEGLVALAEQVEARGRQAERRHEEVLQLYADLRQLVSDQSRREEAEPWMRNLMEQKLEQLSRGLEDRQQAEEEQWRRDSSSSSSSLLAADGTGVDGMSHDALLSEVARLEASLEDVRREVEDLCGCDDCRRLDGIQQAVREEVRLLFYGNQLSVVDPASLEGGGPPEGGGGFQEPLLQRYVSTAELQAALLALELRLLQNVSQQLEGQHGEEDAAGTALTQEDVEDMVTGALRLFSLDRTGLADFALESGGGSILTSRCSETFQTKAALLSLFGFPLWYFSQSPRAVIQPDVHPGNCWAFRGSTGFLVIRLSMKILPTAFSMEHIHRAMTPSGTLESAPRDFTVYGLEKEDDEEKKLLGSFTFDSEGEPLQTYRVTEQNHEAFQLIEVQVLSNWGHQEYTCLYRFRVHGTPRPA
- the LOC120819810 gene encoding uncharacterized protein LOC120819810 isoform X3, translating into MSRRSLRLDDGLLDRSIPRGSASFSVGGASWRSNRPSRRSQLSASCSESLLVGSPRQALVPPLLSSSVASDASLLSSLLDDSVQESTLVDTFWGLDQEFDPKDGTVVVNQRSVDANLRCPKHLLQTPSRVHCRECDQAAGSYRCASSEASTIYGRDRSRKTAAPGLCGVMDLKESTSTQKELHAEGSLCEAAGDACRRINRRWCHMTSSFLLAGFAVMLLLFSLCWFGPALQSVNVAEWRTLVASHSLPAGGAGEASREVLTADSREQVLRPPAEWEASLGALGDGPLLGDGPLLGDGPLLGDGPLLGDGAARLLRLEEGLVALAEQVEARGRQAERRHEEVLQLYADLRQLVSDQSRREEAEPWMRNLMEQKLEQLSRGLEDRQQAESLQQDSLESPRTRLELQVDLLDLLPAAHFCCVIFRAFLSSCFFVQEEQWRRDSSSSSSSLLAADGTGVDGMSHDALLSEVARLEASLEDVRREVEDLCGCDDCRRLDGIQQAVREEVRLLFYGNQLSVVDPASLEGGGPPEGGGGFQEPLLQRYVSTAELQAALLALELRLLQNVSQQLEGQHGEEDAAGTALTQEDVEDMVTGALRLFSLDRTGLADFALESGGGSILTSRCSETFQTKAALLSLFGFPLWYFSQSPRAVIQPDVHPGNCWAFRGSTGFLVIRLSMKILPTAFSMEHIHRAMTPSGTLESAPRDFTVYGLEKEDDEEKKLLGSFTFDSEGEPLQTYRVTEQNHEAFQLIEVQVLSNWGHQEYTCLYRFRVHGTPRPA